From Nitrospirota bacterium:
TTTTTTGGATTCTTCCAGAGATGCCCCTAATACCTCAGAAAGCTCTTTATAAGAGGCTTCGGATTTTTTTATTTCAGTCAGATCAATAATAGAATGGGTCGCTCCGATTAAGACATTGTCAGCGAGAATCGGCGATGCATAAATGGAGAGATGTTTTTTTAGCTCTGCTTCATAGATGACAGATGTTTCAGGAGTCAGCGTCGTAAGTGTTTTTTCTGCAGGGCAGTTTTCAGAAGGCTGGTCTTTGCAGTGAATTAACTGATAGCATTTTAAACCTATAACATCAGGCCTTCCGCATATTGTAGTAAAATGCTTGTTTGCCAGCGCAATATTAAAGTTGGTGTCATGAACAGACACAGGGAATGGCAGTGTATCAAGCAGTGCCTGCCAGTGTTTAATGTGTTCTTTAAGTGTCTTCCGTGTTGTGGTTTTATCTTCCATTTCTATGGGTAACGTAAATGCTCACGGAATCACCTTGTTCAGGGGATACTCCACAATTCCTGATGCGCCTGCCGACTTGAGCCTGATGATGAGGTCCCTGACGGTCTTTTCATCTGTCATAACCTCAAGGGCGTACCATCCCTTATCCGAAAGCGGCGAGATTGTCGGCGAGTGCATGGCTGAAAGAAGGCTCAGAACCCGTTTAAATGATTTCTCCTGCACATTCATTTTAATGCCGACTTTTTCTTCTGCCGCAAGTGCGCCGTTTAACAAAAGCACGATATTTTCCATTTTCTGCCTTTTCCACTTGTCATGCCACGACTTTTTGTTTGCAACAAACCGGGTGGTTGACTCAAGAATGGTTTCAATAATCCGCAGATTATTTGCCCTTAAAGACGTGCCTGTTTCTGTAAGCTCAACAATTGCATCCGCAAGATGAGGAGGCTTAACTTCAGTGGCTCCCCATGAAAAGTTTACCTCAGCCTTAACGCCTCTTGATTTGAGATATTTTTTTGTGAAGCCGACAAGCTCTGTTGCAATGCGTTTTCCGTTTAAATCCCGGATGCTTTTGATTTTGGATTTCTCAGGCACTGCAATAACCCATTTGACAGGTCTTAATCCGCCTTTTGCATAGTTGAGTTCGGCAGCTTCATGCACATCTGCATTCTGCTCAAGTATCCAGTCTTTTCCGGTAAGTCCGGCGTCAAGAACGCCGTCTTCAACGTATTTAGCCATCTCCTGCGCCCTGATGAGCATTGCCTGTATTTCAGGGTCGTCAAAAGACGGATAGTAAGAACGCGCATCTACGGATACCTGATAGCCTGCTTTTTTAAAAAGCTTTAATGTCGCTTCCTCAAGACTGCCTTTTGGAAGCCCGATTTTTAAAATTTTCCCCATATCTTTTAATAATAATACACTCTAAGCAGGTATAAGTCAAAGAGGCAGTTAACAGTTAACTGTAAACAGTGAACAGTTAACAGTGAACAGTTCTTACTCCACCGGCGTTACGACTGCCATTACTACAAGCTCTTCACCTCTGTTAGCTTCAAATCCGTGCGGGACCAGCGGGTCGCACAGTATGCAGGTTTTCTCATCTGCCTCTATGCGCTCATCGCCTACGATAAAGGTCCCTTTGCCCTGAACACAGTACATGAGAAGCCTGAGCGGCGCCTTGTGAGGGGCGAGTTTCTGCCCTTTGTTAAGACACATCAGGGCAATGCGCATTTCGGGTTTATCGGCAAGCATTTCCCTGCTGATTTTGTCCGGATTGAATTTTATCAGTTTTTTTAAATCAAGTATTTCCATAACGTCCTCCTTTTTGTTATTAATTAGTTAGTTTTCTATACCCCACAGTCTCTGCTGTGGGTTTCCTTGTTTCTGTCATTCTGGCTTGTCCAGAATCTTTCTGAAGGATTCCCGACAAGCGGGAATGACAAAGCACGATTTACTTTTATGATACCCCGCCGTCTCTGTGGCGGGTAGGTTAATTTATCATTTTAAAGAGGCGCACTGCCATGATGAATGTCATACTAAAGCCATCAGCATCAGAAAAGTTATGCCTTTTGACAATTCAATCCAACCGGTTGTCTTTAGCTTCACGCTGTAAAGCGTGAACGACAAAATCAAGTTGTCAATCAGGGGCAGGAGAACTATAAGAGGAGTTTCTATTAAGTGATATGCAGCAGCGGCAAACAGCATGTAAATAACCATTGAAATCCTCTCCAGCATGCTTTTTCTGGTCTGCACCCTTACCCTTAAAACACCTGCAATGAAAAAAATTGCAGCGCTTAAATAAAGTTTATTGTCCACAATGCCGGTCACTGCAAATTTTGCTATCGGAGCCGACAGCGTAAGAAGGGCAAAACCGCATATCTCCGTAACAAAATAATGCTCGCCTGCAAACCTGAAAAGCAGGAGATAAACTGCAGGGAGCATGAGATAGGGTAAAAGTTTGATTGTATCAGCGCCGGATATGGCAATTAAAAGTGCAGAGGCAAGTAATATCTGCAGGATTAAAATTATCAGAGGCGCCAAGGCATGATGTTCGCGAATCCACTTTGTAAATGCCTGTTTTGAGTTTATGAGCAGGACCAGCGCAATCAGGGAAACTGTGCCCCCAGCGCTCATCCTTCCGGCTGCAAGAATGCCCGCCATGTATGAAATTACCATCACGCTCCATGCGCCGTATTCCTGAAGGATGTATTGTGTCATTTTTCCCAGTTACCACCATCTCCAGAGCGCAATCACAAAGACAACGAGAAATATCAGAACGAGATTCATATAGGCAAAGAAATAAAAAACTTTTTCATGAATGGATTTCTCCGGTTTTCCCATTACTGATAAAAGTCTTCCGGCCTGAGGCAGTGAAAAAATCTTTTCCTCTCCATGCGGTGCAGTCTTCAGGACATCTGTAAGGTTGCTGCCTGCTGAATGTTTCCTCAGGTGTGAGCCGTCCTTCCAGAGTTTGCTGTTAGTGACATTGTAAATAATGCCTTTATATGCAAAACAGGCAGGTCTTCCATCTTTTCCGTCGCACTGAGACAATTCTTCAATTGTGAGGTCCTGCTTATCCTGCTGAATTTCAAGCTGTCTTCGCTTCCTTAATTTCGGGCCGATTATAAATGTCGCTATTACGGCTGTGGAAGCCATTATGAGAAATAAGAAAATCTTTGTCATAAGAAGCAGCCCGAATCTCGTGTGAAAAAGCATTTCCCATGATGGTATCCGCGCAATTGTAAGAAGCGCGCCTGTTATCGCCATGATTATTATTGAAATCCATCCAAGAATCAGTTCCCCTTTTGGAAGCCCTTTAGCGGCATATGCGGGTTTGAGTATCAGATGGACATAGAGGATTGTTCCAAACCATACAACTCCGGTCATTATATGAAAGTAGCCGATAATAAAGCGCACTATCTTTTGCGATTTCTTCAGCGGTCTGTAAAAGCCTTTTATTTTCAGGTCATTGATAAAGTCCTCGCCTGCTTTTGTAAGCCTGCCGCCTCCTGCTGCGTCAATATGACATTCACTGCACTGGCGTCCTGTCTGCTCGGCATATTCCTCTGTTGCAAATGAGGGCGATGGGAATAAAAAAAGAACGAAGATTAAAAATAAACTTTTCATGAGCCATTTATCCATGGCATTTATTGTAAATAATAAAAAAAAAGGTTATTGCAACGCGTTTTAAACATATTGATATTCCCTGTGGCAAGACCACGAGGAATACGCTCACTATCCATTTAAACCAGCGCCAGATTATCCCTGTGAATGACCTCGTCCGAGTACTTATACCCAAGCACGCCCTCTATCTCAGAGGTCTTTTTGCCCTTGATGCGCATGAGTTCCACTGAGGAATAATTAGTAAGCCCTTTGGCAATTTTTTTTCCGTCATGCGTCAAGCAGGTTACAGCATCGCCTATGTTGAAATGCCCTTCAACTTTTACTACACCCGAAGGCAGGAGGCTTTTGCCGCGCGTCGTAAGCGCCTTTATAGCCCCTTCATCAAGGTATATCATGCCTTTTGATTTTAAGCCGTAGGCAATCCAGCCCTTTTTAGATGACAGTTTTTCTTTTTGCGGCTTAAAATATGTCCCTGTCTCTTTGCCTTCAAGCAGGCGGCTGAGGAGACCTGATTTTTTCCCGCTCATAATGACAACCGGAATCCCGTAACTTACAGCCTGTTTTGCCGCAAGGATTTTTGAGTACATGCCGCCTGTGCCTACGGCGCTTCCTTCTTTGCCTGCAATTTTTTCAATTTCAGGGGTAATTGCATCAATGCAGTTTATCAGCTCTGCGCCCCCAATGCCGGGGTTTTTGGTATAAAGCCCTTCCACATCAGACAGGATGACAAGCATTTCAGCCTCCACAAGACCTGAAACCAAAGAGGCTAAAAAATCATTGTCCCCGAATTTTATCTCATCAATTGCAACAGGGTCGTTTTCGTTGATTACGGGTATAATGCCGTAATCCAGAAGCGTAAGCAGGGTATTTTTTGCGTTTATGTACCTCAGCCTGTCGGTTATGTCATCACGCGTAAGAAGGACCTGTGCGGCTTTTTTATTAAACTCCGCAAAACTGTGTTCATAAGCCCACATGAGGCTTGACTGCCCGATTGCCGCCGCCGCCTGCTTGAGCTTTATGTCTTTCGGCTTTTCCTTAAGACCGAGTTTCTTAAGCCCTGCGGCGACAGCGCCCGAGGAAACGATAATTACTTCGCAGCCCCTGTCAACAATGTCCGAGATGTCTTTTGTTATTGTATGAAGGCGCTTTTCATTAAGCCCGTGCTCTGCGGATGCAAGCAGGCTGCTGCCTATTTTTATAACCAGCCGTTTCATGTGATTAACAATATACAAAATTATACAATAGGAAATGTTTTATTGCTATCAAGACATGTCTGACCGGATTCAGCCCGTTTAGAGATAACTCTCTAACGGGCTGAATCCCCACACTGACTTTCCAACTGGTTTACAGTCCGTCTAAAAATCTGCCGATGCCGTCCCAATATTCTGCTCTCAGGCTGACAGAATTATGGTCTTCGCCTTTTATTTCTATGGCATTAACCTTTCCGCCCCATTTTTCAGAAAGTTTTTTTGAATGTGAGGGAGGAACAACCTTATCATCGGATGCAGTCACTACAAGCAGCGGAAGATTAATTTTAGGAGCCAAAACAGCAGAGTCAAATTTATGCCTTAAAATCAGACGAATCGGAAGAAACGGGAATATCCCTTTTCCCACGCTTGCCAGGCTGTCAAATGGCGAAACGAGTATAACCCCGTCTGCCTTTCTGTTCCGCGCAAGATAAACGGCAACCCCTGAACCTAAGCTCCTTCCCA
This genomic window contains:
- a CDS encoding ATP phosphoribosyltransferase, giving the protein MGKILKIGLPKGSLEEATLKLFKKAGYQVSVDARSYYPSFDDPEIQAMLIRAQEMAKYVEDGVLDAGLTGKDWILEQNADVHEAAELNYAKGGLRPVKWVIAVPEKSKIKSIRDLNGKRIATELVGFTKKYLKSRGVKAEVNFSWGATEVKPPHLADAIVELTETGTSLRANNLRIIETILESTTRFVANKKSWHDKWKRQKMENIVLLLNGALAAEEKVGIKMNVQEKSFKRVLSLLSAMHSPTISPLSDKGWYALEVMTDEKTVRDLIIRLKSAGASGIVEYPLNKVIP
- a CDS encoding cupin domain-containing protein, encoding MEILDLKKLIKFNPDKISREMLADKPEMRIALMCLNKGQKLAPHKAPLRLLMYCVQGKGTFIVGDERIEADEKTCILCDPLVPHGFEANRGEELVVMAVVTPVE
- a CDS encoding CopD family protein, producing the protein MKSLFLIFVLFLFPSPSFATEEYAEQTGRQCSECHIDAAGGGRLTKAGEDFINDLKIKGFYRPLKKSQKIVRFIIGYFHIMTGVVWFGTILYVHLILKPAYAAKGLPKGELILGWISIIIMAITGALLTIARIPSWEMLFHTRFGLLLMTKIFLFLIMASTAVIATFIIGPKLRKRRQLEIQQDKQDLTIEELSQCDGKDGRPACFAYKGIIYNVTNSKLWKDGSHLRKHSAGSNLTDVLKTAPHGEEKIFSLPQAGRLLSVMGKPEKSIHEKVFYFFAYMNLVLIFLVVFVIALWRWW
- the proB gene encoding glutamate 5-kinase is translated as MILYIVNHMKRLVIKIGSSLLASAEHGLNEKRLHTITKDISDIVDRGCEVIIVSSGAVAAGLKKLGLKEKPKDIKLKQAAAAIGQSSLMWAYEHSFAEFNKKAAQVLLTRDDITDRLRYINAKNTLLTLLDYGIIPVINENDPVAIDEIKFGDNDFLASLVSGLVEAEMLVILSDVEGLYTKNPGIGGAELINCIDAITPEIEKIAGKEGSAVGTGGMYSKILAAKQAVSYGIPVVIMSGKKSGLLSRLLEGKETGTYFKPQKEKLSSKKGWIAYGLKSKGMIYLDEGAIKALTTRGKSLLPSGVVKVEGHFNIGDAVTCLTHDGKKIAKGLTNYSSVELMRIKGKKTSEIEGVLGYKYSDEVIHRDNLALV